AATTTTCATACATGGGTTTTATTCAGTGTTTTTAACATCTAGACAATATAACACACACTTCTTGTAAAGCGACATCTACTCCTGAGACCTGCAACCATCTTGTGAGCTGTGCGATATCCTTTCCGTcatttaataaaaataaagaattgTTTAAAAGGTTTGTAGTGTCATGTGTTGGGGGTGTATATATAAAATACAAAGCCATTAAATAAATTACACCTTGTCATGCAGAAAAATATTTAAtatgtatgccatttagcagacaattGATCAAAATCAACTTACACCAGTGCATACATACATACCTTGCTACCTTAAGATGAGTGCACGAACTGTGGATCATCAAACCCTACATCATGATCTACCAATTGAGAAACACAGGACCACCTACTTTCCAGTCCTTACATCACATCCCAGTTCTCTCAAGCCTTGCAGTTTCATTTATAATCCACAACAAATCAAACAAGATATATTGACTACCGACAACTGAACTTTATATACAAAGAGTTTACAGTAGGGTCAGGGAGATCAGATAAAATTGTCTTCCACACCCCATGAATGCCATTCACTGTCAAGTACTCCCTGATTCAATGCATATGAAGAGCAGAACTTCCATTATTAGTTTACATCATAaccagggtcatattcattaaACTGCTTACGTCACATTTAAGAGCATAGTGACCGGTTTCCGTTTCCAAACGTTTTATGGTGTGCACTAATGCACTAAAAGTGATAAAAACACGAGTTAGTTGTGCAAGACATTTTATAGATAAAACAATAAGTAGCATATTGTTTTTAATGTGTGCATGCTTTTCTCCTCCGACAAACAAAAGCTGATTCAAAAGGTGTTTAAGATTTCTAAACTCTTCCGCAAAGATCTCCGGTAGGATAGACATGACTTTCCCTGATGAAAGGTGGCTATCGAGGATGGGAAGACACTTTTGTTCACCTGCTAACGAATTGCCATCTCCTCAACCACTTATCGGTTTCTGGgtcacagaggagaggacagaagagaaagTGGAGGACGAATGTATGCGCAAATGAGAAAAGGTCATTGAAGCTGGCCAGATCATGCTTCCTTCCCAGCATCCTCTCTCGATCTTGCCGATTTCAATTGTTCAGTCTTTTCAGGTCGCCGATCCATGGTGGTAATGATGGAAGGAAGCCTGTGAATACTCACATAGGGAGGGCCTATACTTGTTTACAGATTTCTAGTTTTTTGGATGTAGGTATGAAGAGAGTGCATATGcacagtatgcatgtgtgtgtgtgtctatttctttgttgtgtgtgtgtgtgggcaaaCTATGAATTGCACTGCATATAGCCTGTGTGTATTTCTTGGGTGTAGCATCGTGTCATTGTGTGTTAGGTACCAGTATCGCAATACTCAGAAGAACCATGGCAAGGGAACAAAACATGAAGCAGAAAAACAGTTCTAATCTTGTAAACACACAGCCTTCTGTTGTTACCCAGAGTAAttgtttattttccaagctatatcACACAACTGCAGGAGTTCAGTTTGcttcatgtttttatttttttaccatgGAAAATCCAGTATCGCAGTACTGGTATCATGACCcagtgagcatgtgtgtgtggctATTTCTTGGCTGCGGGTATCCAGGAACCAGGCTGGAATGTGTTGGCTGTACTGACAGGCTCCTCACTGGTCTCTGGCTGGCCGAAGCTAGTGGCGGCGGCGTGGCCCTTGGCTATGGTCTGTGCAGGCCGAGCCACCAGGCCCTCCTCGTACTCCTTAGCCTGCAGAGCCAGCTCCCTCTCATCCACCTCCCTCGCCTTTCCTTTGATGTGCTCCCTGTAGTGCTGGTTTTTCACCAGCTCCTGTGGGGAGTAGGGAACATACACAATATTAACCGAGGCTTTTCAACAGAGACTCAGTCCTTTGAAAGGATAGCTACTGGTGACAGTGAAGTCCTCTCAAGTCATCCATAAACTAGTGTCCAGTCTGAGGTGTTAGTCTTGCCTTggcagagagtcagagagcgagGGAAGCCTGGATGTGTTGATGTTGTGTGTTGGCAGCAGAACTAGTGGGCTGGGAACGGTGAAGGGAGAACAGGGCAATACAGCCCTGCATTGGGGAGCAGGGGGAGCATATTGAGCTGCTTCTCCAGCTTGTTAATGACAGGATTTAATCCAATCAATTTATGTTGACTTGGACAGGGACGAGAGGAAGTGTTAAGAAGGGGACAAAGTGCCGGGGGAGTGGTTTTGGCTACACCACTGTCCAGCTGTGGACGACTGCGAATGGGCTGACAGTAAGCAGAAAATTGGAATAGAATGTTCTGGCAACACTGAGGTGGGATGACATTGACCATTGGCATGGAATATACAGAAGAGGGTGCCTGGGTATTTGCTTTCTAAAGGCTTTCCCATAACCTCCATTTCAAAtggacaaataataataattatagtcGATTAGATGAACCTTGTATACCAACAAAGCGAAAACTGAATATGACTTATTGAGACTACAAAAGGCAGttatacaccgagtgtacaaaacattatgaacccTCCAGTGGAGGCTGcggaggggagaacggctcataataatggccagaaGGGAGCAAATTAAATGGCCTGGAAACTACGTGTTTGCTGTAATTGATATCATTCCACTCCAACCATtcccacaagcccgtcctccctaattaaggtgccaccaacctcctgtggaactttcctaatattgagttgcacccccttttgccctcagaacagcctcaattcgtcagggcaaggactctacaaggtgtcgaaagagttccacagagatgctggcccttGTTGACTCTAAcgcttcccatagttgtgtctAGTTGGCcagatacacacaggaaacagttGAGCATGGAAAAAcctagcagcgttgcagttcttgacaaaaaCCGGTGCgtttggcacctactaccataccccgttcaaagacacttaagtCTTTTGTGTTGGCCATTCACCCGTTGAATGGCATACacacaatccatttctcaattgtctcgaggcttaaaaaaaaaaacgttcgtCAATGAAAGATCATAGCTTCACCCTGGTCAGACCATGTCACGGAAAGCGCATGttcgtacactcagtgtataatttCAAGTCAATCGTCCTCTATGAACAAGGAAGCATTAAGATGTCCGAGTTCAGGTGGGCCTTCGCGCTTCAGCAAACAAAAGGAAAGAGGTGCTCAACAATGATAAAAATCACGAGAATGGCTTACCAAGAAAAACATCCAAAAGGGCTAATTAGAGGTAAAAAGGAGTTGGAGCCCCCGAAGAAAAAAAAAAGGAAGAGGAAGGGATTGATTTTTTATTCTCACTTTAATCCTTTGTACAGGATGCGAAAATGTGACTGACGTTTCCTCGGAGGAAGACGTCAGCTTGACGTCGAAATGTCAGGCATATTGCTGTGACTGTCTACACTCACTAGCACCTTCACACGCCAGCTCCAGTTTATTTTTAACACCTGTCCCCCAAAGTTCCTTGGCTCTGTTGGAAACTGAGAGAAAGCAAATCAAAGTGTTTCTCTTGAGCGTCTTCCCCCCCCCCAGTTACCCCGCCCCACAGCGCTCCCCAAAAACACAGCAGGGATACGCACCTCAATGGAGGGGGGCTGCTTCCGTCTGCCTCGGATCCAAGCTGGATGAGGGAACAGACAGAGTTAGAGCACCCACACTGCACATATACTACGCCAGCAAAATGAACAGTGACACCAGACATCCAATGTAATGCCAGTTGCATGGCATCACACTTGTGTAATTACTCGATAGGTACATTAAAACAGTATCTAACTGGTAAGTGATCTCAAACAGATTTTGTTTTTCATGCATTACAATTCCAGCTTGACAACAGCCAGAATATGGCATCACTCTGATTTGCCAGTCTAAGCAGAAAGGGGACTGTAGTAGTGCTACTGCATTTCAACTACTGTACAGCATAAGAGTAGAGACTGCAGATTTCTCCTCCTCTGATCCTTAGAGCAACCTCTCTACATCTATCTAGCTCTCCCGCCTCTGTTCTTTTTTAGGTGTATTTTGGAAGGGCAGGctctggagaaagagagatttCCCAGCTTTTCCTTCAGCATGCCGGGACTCAGGGCTTCTTATCCCCCTCTTATTTGCATCCTGATGAAAATGCATGAGAGCGGGACGATGAGGGCTTAATGTGGATAAAGCAAGTCAGAGACAGAACATTTTGTATCTAGTTGTATGGGAAATGGGAAACAGTTTTTGACATTGGCAGATAGGGTGACTGATACATTCATGAATACATTTCTGAATAAATAGCCTTGGCGATTAATGTTAGTTCTAgtacagttgttgttgttgcctaGCACTATTCTGTACTACAGTGTATTCCCGAGCTCCAGATTCACATATCCATGACACCATATCATGGAGGCTAGCAGACAAACAGCTAAAGTGTCAGTGTTTCAGCATTACCATCCCACTCTGATGGTATGTTGCCTTCCAGGTACTCAAACTCTGTAGGGTTAACAGCCACCACCATCCGCTTGGCCCGAACAATCCTCCCTAAGTAAACAATGAGAGAGAGATTTTTTGAAAAACATTAATGCATGAAAATGCACATGATCAAGCGCATTAAAAAAATCtaacaaaataaaaacagacaAACACTTTAGATATCGCACGCACACGACAGGACATGGATGATTAGCTCGTGGCCCTCAGGCCTGCTTCTCAGATCTCTCCAAGTGTGTCGAAATCTGGGCTAAGTCTTATGTAAATCaacctctccacccccccccctccctccaacaATGCCCTCCAAATCAACATCAAGCCGTATAGGAGACAAAAGAGGTCAGATATCACAGGCAACACGAGATGAGCTGAGAGGAATACTAAAAACACTCTCACATTCTGTATCCTACAGCGCTAGTAGAAACACCACTAATTAATTGGGGGGGGGCAGTCGAACAGTCCCAGTCACATTCAGGTGGAGGGAGGGTTGAAGGgatgaaaggatggagagagggtaagagagaggaaAATGATTTTAGGCCATGATCCTTAGGACGCAGCTGTAGAGGTTCTCACAACTTTCACTAATGAATGATGTCTGCCCTCCTGCCACACTGACATATCACATCACATTCCCAGAAGTgggagtgtgtgagggagagagggagtgagagagagatagggggtgggggctctctagagagagagagatgatgcgTGGTGCATGCATTGCACATCAGCTGTTGTGAAGGATGAATGGACGGACAACATTCCACACACAGATCAATCTGTCAACGTGCCATCAACTTCCACACACAGATCAATCTGTCAACGTGCCATCAACTTCCAAACACAGACCAATATGTCAACATTCCATCACCATTCCACTCAACTCCATTAATCTTCACAGAGCTAAAGACCAGCGGACAAATGGCACCACCATCTCCAAACACACACCAGATTGATGAGCCTGATTGTTGTTCCAATGATAACAGATAGATATGACATGTAGATGGATGGATAAGGCTGGAGTAGTAGGAAAGCTAGTCCACGGACCATATCCaacatgttacctcctctcctttaTTAAGACAGAGGACAGGTGAAAGCAATAAGATGTATGCCAGGTAGGCCTATCTGCTTCACCAGTTTAATTTTCCCATCACATCAcactctgcctctaaccctattacaggggctgagtcacaggcttactagggctctttcataccgtccctaggaggggtgcgtcacttgggtgggttgagtcactgatgtgatcttcctgtctgggttggcgcccccccttgggttgtgccgtggcggagatctttgtgggctatactcggccttgtctcaggatggtaagttggtggttgaagatatccctctagtggtgtgggggctgtgctttggcaaagtgggtggggttatatccttcctgtttggccctgtccgggggtgtcatcggatggggccacagtgtctcctgacccctcctgtctcagcctccagtatttatgctgcagtagtttgtgtcggggggctagggtcagtttgttatatctggagtacttctcctgtcctatccatttaacatttacatttaagtcatttagcagacgctcttatccagagcgacttacaaattggtgcattcaccttataacatccagtggaacagccactttacaatagtgcatctaaatcttttaaggggggtgagaaggattactttatcctatcctaggtattccttaaagaggtggggtttcaggtgtctccggaaggtggtgattgactccgctgtcctggcgtcgtgagggagtttgttccaccattggggggccagagcagcgaacagttttgactgggctgagcgggaactgtacttcctcagtggtagggaggcgagcaggccagaggtggatgaacgcagtgcccttgtttgggtgtagggcctgatcagagcctggaggtactgaggtgccgttcccctcacagctccgtaggcaagcaccatccggtgtcctgtatgaatttaagtatgcgctctctaattctctctctctctctctgaggacctgagccctaggaccatgcctcaggactacctgacatgatgactccttgctgtccccagtccacctggccgtgctgctgctccagtttcaactgttctgcctgtgattattattatttgaccatgctggtcatttatgaacatttgaacatcttgaccatgttctgttataatctccacccggcacagccagaagaggactggccaccccacatagcctggttcctctaggtttcttcctcggttttggcctttctagggagtttttcctagccaccgtgcttctacacctgcattgcttgctgtttgtggttttaggctgggtttctgtacagcactttgagatatcagctgatgtacgaagggctatataaatacatttgatttgatcaatgcaggtgaaggaaaggagacaaggaaaggaagGCCCTTTAGGCTGTTGAGATACACCAATAGTAAATCAGGCCTACTGCGCTTTAGTTCTTAGCTATGCTCTAGACTAATGACTAGTGTACAGGCAGCTATGCTACAGTAGTTACTAAGTTACATAAGCCCACTGCACAGTAGCTAGGCCTATCAGTTGGTTCAGACTATGAGGAAAGAGATCATATATATCGTTCTATTTGTTTACATACAGGCCTTTATCATTCAGCTGAGAGCAGCTTCGTAGGAAAACCCAGAGGACATCAAGTCCAAGCAAAAAGACTGGCATCTacaacaaatacatttaaaacaggTAATAAGCTAATTATAAACAGGTGTTATCCACATTTGCATTGGGTGTGGGTGGTGGAGGATAAATATAAATGGTTAAAATTATACAGATTATACAAGCGTTCTGCTTAACTATAGCCTAGCTAGCGCTTAAGCATAGAGAGAAGCAATCACCCCCCCACTTCTCTCACACACATTTACCTCCCCCTCTTGCTTTCTCCAACGCCCTCTCTCTCCGCTTCCCTCGTCTTGCCACTTTTGAATTGCTGGCATGACTAAATCCTTCTACCATGGCTTTTATCCTTGGATTTGAATAAAAAATATGTACATATATTTATGAAACAAGCCCATTCCTCCCACCACACCCACACCCGTGCAAGCTTTCGCGCACACTGGCAATTCTCATGAAACCAAGTCTGAAGAATTCAGCTATATATCGTCCAAATTTTTTAATAATTTACTATCATACTAAGTCTCACTTTGCTTGGTTTCTGGCTCATTAAGTTGTTTTGAGCTTAAACTGCAGAGCCagcttaatttttttttaaagaaaatgtttACTCAATGTCATTACCGTAATGCATCCGGGTCAATTTTGTAGGACTTTAAATACATTACATTTGTAaaacaaattttaaaaaacaacatttaattAAAACCAATTAAATACTGTTTAAAGCGGTACATATTCAAAGAGAGTTATCAGGTCTGGGTATTCACATTACAAACtagtcataaaaataaaataaaaaggtgtCTGAGCACGTTTCTCATTACCGTAGCATTTCTGCACAAAGTAGAGTGTTTTTTTGTATTACGTTTTTTTCGACCCATAATTCATTACTACGAAGAGAAGCTCAAAGATGTCTACAAGATAAGCTGGTCCTTTCTCATGATTAAATATGATAATTCACTCCCTTTATCCAGTTTAGATTATCATTACCATAAATGTGTAATGTTTGGGCAAAATTGATTTCATAACTTACAGTATAACAGATTAGAAAGAGCATGAATGTGTGTCAATAATGGCTTCTGCCATTGTTAACTAAATCTCCTAGGAGCTTCTCATTACTGTAATGCCAATTTCTCATTACCATATGGTTGGTTGTCTGTTATGGTAATTAGACGTTCAGTTAAGGTAATGGTAAAAACTGTTTATGATTCATGTACAGTGTATCTCCCATCACACTGTGTGTGCAACAGATACACTGCTAACCAAACGGTGCTATGTGCATGCACACTTGAATTAAAGGTTAACTACACTCAAAAACAATTTTTTCTTAGATTTTTCCCAGACCCCCAAAAAATGGTATCCTGGGAAATcattctaaacagcgcacctgATAACGCTTCCATACTTAGAAAGAGGTGGAATCTAAAGCTGGAACAACTgggatgggttgctaatatgactaggattatgcCCTTGGCTTCTGGACAACGAAACAAAGTTGACAGCCAATGGAACAGGGGAGAAATGGTATAGCGGTGAGGCCAATAGGGAAGTAAATGGAAACAAATTTGCTCAAATTATATAATTACTCCTGTCTAtacattaaaaaataataataattgaaaaTAGTTCACCAGAAAGCatgatttagccacagaggaaTCGATGATCATtagcttctttaaaaaaatagCTGTTGAATTGTTTCAAATCACACGCTTGTAGGCCTATGCCTATTTGGAAAGCCCACAATTTGGGCAGTGCGTGGCAACAGGCCTGGCTGATTGTCGAGTTGCGGCTGTCATTGAAAAGCATCTAAAATATATGTTTGAAGATAATGTGTCTCGAGTAGAATTTAAAATGTTGAGACAAGAAGGGAGGGGTGTGTTAGCGAAGATATAGGTGAGTCTCTCTGCAGAATGGCTCCTGACACTTCTTGCACATTCATTGTGTCAATTGTTTGCACATTGTCTTTCGTTTGGAGTGCTCCATGTTAGCAATGAGCATGGTTTCcctgtcttgatcatgttgagggagcgcACGCACCTAAGCACGCATAGAAGTACCTGGCCTGCTGCGTAGAAATGtaggaaacatttttttttacatcgaTTGCGAATGATAATATACCACAGTGAGCTATTTGAAAAAAAAATCCAACAGTCTCCCCCTTCGATATGAAAAAGcaatggctcccgagtggcgcagcggtctaaggcactgcatctcagtgctagaggcgtcactacagacacccacatccggctgtgattgggagtcccatagggcgccaacaattggtccagcgtcgtccgggtttggccggtgtaggcagtcattgcAAAAAAAGAtcgttcttaaccgacttgcctagttaaataaaaagttaTTGGCCTACAGACAGAGTTCCA
This sequence is a window from Oncorhynchus keta strain PuntledgeMale-10-30-2019 chromosome 14, Oket_V2, whole genome shotgun sequence. Protein-coding genes within it:
- the ndufaf2 gene encoding NADH dehydrogenase [ubiquinone] 1 alpha subcomplex assembly factor 2, encoding MSRIGGLLRRSFGLIKEHVGTDHFGNKYYLQPEQKTWTGRIVRAKRMVVAVNPTEFEYLEGNIPSEWDAWIRGRRKQPPSIEELVKNQHYREHIKGKAREVDERELALQAKEYEEGLVARPAQTIAKGHAAATSFGQPETSEEPVSTANTFQPGSWIPAAKK